A region of Chelonia mydas isolate rCheMyd1 chromosome 7, rCheMyd1.pri.v2, whole genome shotgun sequence DNA encodes the following proteins:
- the EHBP1L1 gene encoding EH domain-binding protein 1-like protein 1 isoform X3, with translation MSSAWKRLQRVGKRASKFHFVACYQELMVECTKKWQPDKLIVVWTRRNRRVCSKAHSWQPGIKNPYRGMVVWMVPENVDIMVTLYRDPHVEEYEDKEWTFVIENESKGHRKVLASADVNLQRFARPTPAQAELKLKLKPRSVKVVAATLQLTLSCVFLREGKATDEDMQSLASLMSVKPSDIGNLDDFADSDEDDEAARRVRQEDGSGQGTAPTGFIQTILLGYFTDTSRELNTLAEEEENPSAPGTSRAAAGRATSYGMPREAGSAKEETIQVADTPDAPLRDTPHPALELDLQGAAPSPPPELMGAPPVSGAGQAGRAGQNMAAGGNPVGAAGAVEPGAKGETGAQAPDQAHKPGTGPSQETGRRGGNPRAEEEEKAAALMKRPASGSDTKGRPSDIWMPRAESPVPAPRRKKPLLPEPSAPTAPPPEVPSTRRRQWEGAKPPPSQLKVGAAKSVQGPRPATSLPVPVVPTRARQPRPRSAELPARPKPLPRPRRDRRARSASPGVSVVMYLNEDAPGPVVVAGEGIGLARSGLGAGVPSAAALLAVSSVVGLPPVPWGRQGEEAKAAIDATGWPSIAAAAAPAVVPLSEEQGRATREGPRGASHLEVLTADGAAGKDAGGAAVQGGPGGAAPLVGPPKPWRYRLEDVVGEGAEGASRGVMEAIPGQLERGRPEEPAEGENCRADRKARGGAAQRAAEVVPSLEGHRTELVAQEDSGRGFLPSPAPDPAPAVTAPKLEQRRAAGERPRTASQPERPGAERAAWKDTAGAAVQGGAGDTPSLMPPPKPWRCRSEDVVGQGAGEVPSSVMKAGAGDGLWGTSPARPEWGRLEGAGGEAVGKPGGGAGHSVTAGTSPVEAPAQPERGRLEEAGGEAASRPGGGAAGGEAAGRPGGGVVGGEAAGRPGRGVAGGEAAGRPGGGVVGGEAAGRPGGGVAGGEAAGRPGGGVAGGEAAGRPGGRAAGGEAAGRPGGGAAGGEAAGRPGGGAAGGEAASRPGGGAAVGEAAGRPCGGAVGGEAAGRPGGGAAGGEAAGRPGGGAAGGEAAGRPCRGVVQSVTMDAPSLEASARLEGAMESPGANGRVPGGATPSTVEPLLERAGPEEAAGSRDHGVAVGSLPSKEDASGTRPPLETWQSGLCTNKLGSRTAPGRSSRQAAALALMSPQDAPILGPPSPFAEPYVSQCCFTLSLPPTRPAQERSASPSSNEGTQASGREPSPPPCGAAQGSVGQEAAQEEPPATSPGLVSCSQSLLEWCQKVTAGYRGVRVTNFTTSWRNGLAFCAILHHFHPENMPTTALPPWASRGCWSRLTWCS, from the exons GAGTCCAAGGGGCACCGGAAGGTGCTGGCCTCGGCCGATGTTAACCTGCAGCGCTTTGCCCGCCCCACGCCTGCCCAGGCTGAGCtgaagctgaagctgaagccGCGCTCGGTCAAGGTGGTAGCTGCCACGCTGCAGCTCACGCTGTCCTGCGTCTTCCTGCGCGAGGGCAAAGCCAC GGACGAGGACATGCAGAGCCTGGCCAGCCTCATGAGCGTCAAACCCAGCGACATCGGCAACCTGGATGACTTTGCCGACAGCGACGAGGACGACGAGGCAGCCAGGAGGGTGCGGCAAGAGGACGGGAGCGGCCAGGGCACAGCGCCAACAG GTTTCATTCAGACCATATTGCTGGGCTATTTCACAG ACACATCACGAGAGCTCAATACTCttgctgaggaagaggagaatccCTCGGCCCCGGGGACCAGCAGGGCAGCAGCTGGAAGAGCAACCTCCTATGGGATGCCCCGGGAGGCAG GCTCTGCCAAGGAGGAAACCATCCAAGTGGCCGACACCCCAGATGCCCCCCTGAGGGacaccccacacccagccctggagctggaccTACAGGGagcagcaccctcccctcccccggagcTGATGGGGGCACCCCCAGTAAGTGGTGCAGGCCAGGCCGGGAGGGCTGGGCAGAACATGGCAGCCGGTGGGaacccagtgggagctgcgggggctgtGGAACCAGGTGCTAAGGGGGAGACAGGGGCCCAAGCCCCGGATCAGGCCCACAAGCCAGGCACAGGCCCCTCGCAGGAGACGGGACGACGTGGTGGCAACCCCAGggctgaagaggaggagaaagcagcAGCCTTGATGAAGCGGCCGGCATCAGGGAGTGACACCAAGGGCAG ACCCAGTGACATCTGGATGCCCCGGGCAGagagccctgtccctgccccgcGGCGTAAGAAACCTCTGCTGCCGGAACCCTCTGCGCccacagctccaccccctgaGGTACCCTCCACACGGAGACGCCAATGGGAAGGTGCCAAgccgcctccctcccagctcaAAGTGGGAGCAGCGAAGTCAGTGCAGGGCCCTCGACCCGCAACCTCTCTGCCTGTGCCGGTGGTGCCCACCAGGGCCCGGCAGCCCCGGCCTAGGTCAGCAGAACTGCCAGCTCGGCCGAAGCCACTGCCCCGGCCCCGGAGGGACAGGCGGGCCCGTTCGGCGTCTCCAGGTGTCTCTGTAGTAATGTACCTCAATGAGGATGCACCAGGACCAGTCGTTGTTGCTGGGGAGGGCATCGGCCTGGCCAGGAGCGGCTTGGGGGCGGGTGTGCCCTCGGCTGCTGCGCTGCTGGCTGTGTCGTCTGTGGTGGGGCTGCCCCCGGTgccgtggggcaggcagggagaggaggcgAAGGCAGCAATAGATGCTACTGGTTGGCCAAGCAtcgcggctgctgctgctcctgcagtgGTGCCCCTCAGTGAGGAACAGGGAAGGGCGACAAGagagggtcccaggggggcatCCCATCTGGAGGTGCTGACAGCAGATGGGGCAGCCGGGAAGGATGCTGGGGGAGCTGCTGTGCAGGGGGGGCCAGGAGGTGCAGCCCCTCTGGTGGGCCCCCCCAAGCCGTGGAGGTATCGGTTGGAAGATGTGGTGGGAGAGGGTGCTGAGGGGGCATCCAGAGGGGTGATGGAGGCAATCCCAGGCCAGTTGGAGAGGGGCAGGCCGGAGGAGCCCGCGGAAGGGGAGAACTGCAGGGCAGACAGGAAGGCACGTGGGGGCGCAGCTCAGCGCGCAGCAGAAGTTGTGCCCTCGCTGGAGGGGCACAGAACAGAGCTGGTGGCACAGGAGGATTCTGGGCGAGGATTCTTGCCAAGCCCAGCACCAGACCCGGCTCCCGCAGTGACGGCCCCCAAGCTGGAGCAGCgcagggcagcaggagagagaccCAGGACAGCATCCCAGCCAGAGAGGCCGGGAGCAGAAAGGGCAGCTTGGAAGGACACTGCAGGGGCTGCTGTGCAGGGGGGGGCAGGCGATACACCCTCTTTGATGCCCCCCCCCAAGCCATGGAGGTGTCGGTCAGAGGACGTGGTGGGACAGGGTGCTGGGGAGGTGCCCAGCAGTGTGAtgaaggcaggagcaggagaTGGACTGTGGGGGACAAGCCCAGCCAGGCCAGAGTGGGGCaggctggaaggggcagggggagaggcggtTGGCAAGCCGGGTGGTGGTGCTGGGCACTCAGTAACAGCAGGCACTTCGCCTGTGgaggccccagcccagccggagAGAGGCAggctggaggaggcagggggagaggcagcCAGCAGGCCAGGTGGAGGCGCGGCAGGGGGAGAGGCGGCCGGCAGGCCGGGCGGAGGTGTGGTAGGAGGAGAGGCGGCCGGCAGGCCGGGCAGAGGtgtggcagggggagaggcggcCGGCAGGCCGGGCGGAGGTGTGGTAGGAGGAGAGGCGGCCGGCAGGCCGGGCGGAGGtgtggcagggggagaggcggcCGGCAGGCCCGGCGGAGGtgtggcagggggagaggcggcCGGCAGGCCGGGCGGACGTGCGGCAGGGGGAGAGGCGGCTGGCAGGCCGGGCGGAGGTGCGGCAGGGGGAGAGGCGGCCGGCAGGCCGGgcggaggtgcagcagggggagaggcggCCAGCAGGCCGGGCGGAGGTGCAGCAGTGGGAGAGGCGGCCGGCAGGCCGTGCGGAGGTGCGGTAGGAGGAGAGGCGGCCGGCAGGCCGGGCGGAGGTGCGGCAGGGGGAGAGGCGGCCGGCAGGCCGGGTGGAGGTGCGGCAGGGGGAGAGGCGGCCGGAAGACCGTGCAGAGGTGTGGTGCAGTCAGTAACAATGGACGCCCCATCTCTGGAGGCCTCTGCCCGGCTGGAGGGTGCCATGGAGAGCCCAGGAGCCAATGGTAGAGTGCCTGGGGGTGCCACCCCCAGCACAGTTGAGCCCCTGCTGGAGAGGGCTGGGCCAGAGGAGGCAGCTGGTTCCAGAGACCATGGTGTGGCTGTGGGCTCCCTGCCCAGCAAGGAGGATGCCAGTGGCACAAGGCCCCCGCTGGAGACGTGGCAGTCAGGGCTCTGCACAAACAAGCTGGGCAGCCGCACCGccccaggaaggagcagcagaCAGGCTGCAGCCCTCGCACTGATGTCCCCCCAGGATGCGCCCATCCTGGGCCCCCCGTCCCCCTTCGCTGAGCCTTACGTCTCACAGTGCTGCTTCACCCTGAGCCTCCCGCCCACCCGCCCTGCCCAGGAGAGGAGTGCCAGCCCATCATCCAACgaggggacccaggcgtccgggcggGAGCCATCTCCCCCGCCCTGCGGCGCTGCCCAGGGTAGCGTAGGGCAGGAGGCGGCCCAG GAGGAGCCCCCAGCAACCAGCCCAGGCTTGGTCAGCTGCAGCCAGTCGCTGCTGGAATGGTGCCAAAAAGTCACAGCTGGCTACCGGGGCGTCCGAGTCACCAACTTCACCACCTCCTGGCGCAATGGGCTAGCGTTCTGCGCCATCCTGCACCACTTCCATCCCGAGAACAT